From the genome of Flavobacteriales bacterium:
GATCCATTCCCAAAAACCAAAGGGTTTGGTATGCGGATTATCGACACGGAAGATCCTAACGCCTAGATCTATCCAATGGACCAGAATGGCGTGGAACTCATCCCACATGGCCTTCCAGTCCTTGGTCTCGAAGTTGATCGGGAAGATGTCCTGATACTTCTTAGGCGGATTCTCAGCGTACTGGATACTTCCATCCGGTCGTACTTTGAACCAGTCCTTGTGCTCTGTCACCCACGGATGGTCAGGTGCTGCTTGTAAGGCATAGTCCATGGCTATCTCGATCCCTAGCTTATTCGCCTCCTTGACCAGTCTTTTGAAATCTTGGATCGCTCCTAGGTCGGGATGTACTTCAGTATGTCCTCCATGCTTGGATCCGATGCCCCAGCAGGAACCTACATCATCATCTGCTGCAACTGTGGTGTTGTTCTTTCCCTTACGATCGATCTCACCTATGGGATGTATGGGTGGGAGGTACAGCGTGTCGAATCCGAGTTCTGCAACACGTGGAAGACGTTTGATGACATCTTTCAAGGTGCCATGTACTCCTTCCTTATCGCCTGCGCTTCGCGGAAAGAATTCATACCAAGTACTGAATCGCGCTTTCTCACGGTCTACATAGACAGGAAAGGTTTCGCTGCGAGCGATAAAAGGTCGTTTGGGATGGGCATGCAACAAGGCAGAGAAGCGCGGGCTACTGGCAATGGTCAAGGCATCTTCGCGTGAGCCCTTGGCGGAGAAAGCTTCTTTGGCCTCATTGAGAAAGGGCTTGTCTTCTTTGCTCGCCTGACGGATGAGGTGTGTGATGATGGGACGACCTTCCTCGATCTCCAACTCGATATCCACTCCGGCATCGGCCTTCTTGATCAAGCCATCGAGCCAGTACAAGGCAGAGTCCGTCCAGCCGATGAATCGATACTCATAACGACCTTGACGGGTCACTTGGAACTGGGCCGTCCATCGATCCATGCCTATGGATTCGGCCGGTGATTCACTCCATTTAGTGTCGGATTCATGGCGATACTCCAAGGCTGCTCTGACCACATCGTGACCATCGGCAAAGACATCGGCCCATACCTGTACGGTCTCATCCACCACACGCTTGATGGCGTACTTCCCTCCTGCTACTTGAGGGTATACATTGCGTATGACGGTACGGACTTGACCTAGGGTCTTTTTCATGGTGTCAAAGGTACACTAAGATTGGTTCTGAATGCGGTAAGGTACACATGGATCCAGAATTCTACCAAGCATTTATCCACGGTGTAGATACACTATTCATCAATCAGTTTTTCCTGCTTCTAGATCGTGATATACGATCGGTGATCGGCACCTATTCTAAGAAAATCAGAGCTGGGGCAATCCGATCTGTTATTCCTCCCGTAGCTACAAGCGACAATCGTTCAAAAATCAATAAACATAGACCATGAACAAATCACTTTACATATTAAGAATGTTCGGTCTTTTCTTGATTGCAGCTACCTTCATCATCCCTTTTGATGCAGATGCTTCCAGTCATAGAGAAGCTCCGTTCATAGCTAATGATCCCTTAGCAGACAACACGGATCTATATGCTTTCAGAAGCCCGGATGATCCGGACTATATCACCATCATTGCTAATTACATTCCTTTCCAGCTGCCTAACGGTGGTCCGAATTATTATCAGTTCGGAGAGGATGTGCGCTATGAGATCCATATTGACAATGACGTCAGTACTCCCGGTGATGATATCATCTATCGATTCACTTTTAAGAGGGACATCGAAGACCCTAGCACCTTCTTCAATATCCGAT
Proteins encoded in this window:
- a CDS encoding alpha-1,4-glucan--maltose-1-phosphate maltosyltransferase, with the protein product MKKTLGQVRTVIRNVYPQVAGGKYAIKRVVDETVQVWADVFADGHDVVRAALEYRHESDTKWSESPAESIGMDRWTAQFQVTRQGRYEYRFIGWTDSALYWLDGLIKKADAGVDIELEIEEGRPIITHLIRQASKEDKPFLNEAKEAFSAKGSREDALTIASSPRFSALLHAHPKRPFIARSETFPVYVDREKARFSTWYEFFPRSAGDKEGVHGTLKDVIKRLPRVAELGFDTLYLPPIHPIGEIDRKGKNNTTVAADDDVGSCWGIGSKHGGHTEVHPDLGAIQDFKRLVKEANKLGIEIAMDYALQAAPDHPWVTEHKDWFKVRPDGSIQYAENPPKKYQDIFPINFETKDWKAMWDEFHAILVHWIDLGVRIFRVDNPHTKPFGFWEWIIATVKEEYPDVLFLSEAFTRPAVMQELGQLGFTQSYTYFTWRNTKHELIEYIHELTSGLTSETFRPNFWPNTPDINPWSLQNPDEHQYRIRYFLAATLSSNCGVYGPVYELMDHQAVSGKEEYWNSEKFQLRHWDWKARNAITETYTKVNQARKDQPALQQTNHIEFVHMANENLMAYLKTGSDGSQVLCVVNLDGHHPQSAQLELNPERLGKSYDESIHLKDLMDGSTYEWRGDSHYIQLDREHPFHLFALS